A genomic window from Candidatus Thiocaldithrix dubininis includes:
- the pdxH gene encoding pyridoxamine 5'-phosphate oxidase — MDIGALRQEYTQMGLSRETLARNPIEQFSVWFQQAMQANILEPNAMQIATATPQGKPSLRTVLLKSYDERGFVFYTNYSSQKSQEIAINNQVTLLFFWKELERQVEISGHAEKVSTLESLAYFTSRPRGSQLGAWVSAQSSIISSRGLLEMKLDEMKRKFQEGEIPLPSFWGGYRIVPSTIEFWQGRPNRLHDRFEYRRDINNQSWSLVRLSP, encoded by the coding sequence ATGGATATTGGCGCATTACGGCAAGAATACACACAAATGGGGCTAAGTCGTGAAACTTTAGCCCGCAACCCTATTGAACAGTTTAGCGTGTGGTTTCAGCAAGCTATGCAGGCAAATATTCTCGAACCTAATGCCATGCAAATTGCGACAGCAACCCCGCAAGGCAAACCCAGTTTACGCACCGTCTTATTAAAATCGTATGATGAACGCGGTTTTGTGTTCTATACCAATTACAGCAGTCAAAAATCCCAAGAAATTGCAATTAACAATCAAGTCACCTTATTATTCTTTTGGAAAGAGTTAGAGCGTCAGGTTGAAATTAGCGGGCATGCCGAAAAAGTTTCAACGTTAGAATCATTAGCTTACTTTACAAGCCGTCCACGCGGTAGCCAATTAGGTGCTTGGGTATCAGCGCAAAGTTCGATTATTTCATCGCGAGGGTTGTTGGAGATGAAGCTGGACGAGATGAAGCGCAAATTCCAAGAAGGTGAAATTCCCTTGCCAAGTTTTTGGGGCGGTTACCGTATCGTGCCCAGCACAATTGAATTTTGGCAAGGTCGCCCCAACCGTTTACATGATCGGTTTGAATATCGGCGTGATATAAACAACCAATCATGGAGCTTAGTCCGTTTATCACCTTAA
- a CDS encoding DUF3298 and DUF4163 domain-containing protein, with product MLLRVGLIGLCLASLSACNTDLSASGIGALHTETVEFSKTGGDCPQPPKKVPDNAKCASVKITYPKFSSTTKPELADTLNAFVQDQLLDTVDDSGQRPTSLETLANGFIGDYLKQPSAFSSWTLERNIKIAYASEDLVTLVYSEEGNTGGAHPFSGQRYYVMNLQNGQQMTLKDLLNPGYEGEINVIAEQAFRDSRNIAPDVSLEGEGFWFQNNTFAINNNFGILEDGLAFHFNAYEVAPYAMGTSDFTIPYEDIMSLIPPNSPITKIGD from the coding sequence ATGTTGCTACGCGTTGGGCTGATAGGGCTGTGTTTAGCAAGTCTAAGCGCTTGTAATACCGATTTGTCTGCCAGTGGCATAGGCGCACTGCATACCGAAACTGTAGAATTTTCCAAAACAGGGGGCGATTGTCCACAACCGCCTAAAAAAGTTCCGGATAATGCCAAATGTGCCTCGGTTAAAATTACTTACCCCAAATTTAGCAGTACGACCAAACCAGAGCTAGCGGATACCTTAAATGCCTTTGTGCAAGATCAGCTATTAGATACAGTCGATGACAGCGGTCAACGCCCGACTTCATTAGAGACGCTTGCCAATGGTTTTATTGGTGATTATTTAAAACAACCTAGTGCTTTTAGTAGCTGGACTTTAGAACGCAACATCAAAATTGCCTATGCCAGTGAAGATTTGGTGACATTGGTTTATAGCGAGGAAGGCAATACGGGCGGCGCACACCCATTTAGTGGGCAACGCTATTACGTTATGAACCTGCAAAATGGGCAGCAAATGACCTTAAAGGATTTGTTAAATCCGGGTTATGAAGGTGAAATTAATGTGATTGCGGAACAAGCGTTTCGTGATTCTCGCAATATTGCACCTGATGTTAGTCTAGAAGGTGAAGGCTTTTGGTTTCAAAACAATACTTTTGCTATTAACAATAACTTCGGCATACTGGAAGACGGCTTAGCTTTTCATTTTAATGCTTATGAAGTTGCACCTTATGCAATGGGAACGAGTGATTTCACCATTCCCTACGAAGATATTATGAGTTTAATTCCCCCGAATAGCCCGATAACCAAAATAGGCGATTGA
- a CDS encoding precorrin-8X methylmutase yields the protein MQYQYTRDPDRIRQQSYAKVRELADLARFTPEQQQVVIHMIRAYGDPDLSQHIRFSDKAIEVGLKAVKQQYNILYDIDMVGHTLDKRHLYQEPLSFLNRAQVISQAKLKKQTRTCTAVDFWRPYMRNSIVLFGQSGTALFRFLELLQDGAPRPSLVIAAARGFVNADNAKQALWAHKEEYGLECIVVDGSRGGGVLAGTAMNALMWMQAGIWV from the coding sequence ATGCAATATCAGTATACGCGTGACCCAGATCGGATTCGGCAACAAAGTTATGCCAAAGTACGTGAACTCGCCGACTTAGCGCGTTTTACCCCAGAACAGCAACAAGTGGTGATTCACATGATTCGGGCGTATGGTGACCCTGATTTGTCACAACATATACGCTTTTCAGATAAAGCCATTGAGGTAGGCTTAAAAGCGGTTAAACAGCAATATAATATTCTATATGACATTGATATGGTGGGGCATACCTTAGATAAGCGCCATCTGTATCAAGAACCGCTAAGCTTTCTCAATCGGGCACAAGTTATTTCCCAAGCCAAACTCAAGAAGCAAACGCGTACTTGCACAGCAGTGGATTTTTGGAGGCCGTATATGCGTAATAGCATTGTGTTATTTGGTCAATCCGGCACGGCTCTGTTTCGCTTTTTGGAACTGTTACAAGATGGTGCACCCCGCCCTAGTTTAGTTATTGCGGCCGCACGCGGTTTTGTGAATGCGGATAATGCTAAACAAGCCTTGTGGGCACATAAGGAAGAATACGGCTTAGAGTGCATTGTGGTGGACGGTTCACGCGGCGGCGGTGTATTAGCCGGAACAGCCATGAATGCCTTAATGTGGATGCAGGCCGGTATTTGGGTTTAA
- the nhaD gene encoding sodium:proton antiporter NhaD, with protein MPGSMAWATETETALNLTSTGYGIIGLLIFLSAYAFVILEERIHLRKSKPVMIAAGIIWVLVALAYAHVGAGDKVEALLDHNFLEYGKLMLFLLAAMTFVNTLEERNLFGALRAWLVSKGLSLYWIFWITGVLAFFISPIADNLTTALLMAAVLVAVAKDKPQVVAVGCVNIVVAANAGGAWSPFGDITTLMVWQADLVKFHEFFDLFIPSLLNWFIPALIMSFYVDKTKPAPIHLHEPVKRGGWVILALFIATIALAVVFHNNLHLPPVLGMMTGLGVLKLYGWHLKMTDHNPENDDEESQVGRFDIFTQLQRAEWDTLMFFYGVILCVGGLGAFGYLTLISEGLYTGLGATTANILVGVLSAVVDNIPVMFAVISMNPDMSHGQWLLVTLTAGVGGSLLSIGSAAGVALMGQARGMYTFGSHLKWTWAVAIGYIISILAHLGINAALM; from the coding sequence ATGCCCGGGTCAATGGCATGGGCAACTGAAACAGAGACAGCTTTAAATTTAACCAGTACCGGCTATGGCATTATCGGCTTGCTTATTTTCTTAAGCGCTTATGCCTTTGTGATTCTGGAAGAACGCATTCATTTACGTAAATCCAAACCGGTTATGATTGCAGCCGGTATTATTTGGGTGTTAGTGGCATTAGCTTATGCCCACGTTGGCGCAGGCGATAAAGTCGAAGCATTGCTCGATCATAATTTCCTCGAATACGGCAAGCTAATGCTGTTTTTATTAGCGGCTATGACCTTTGTGAATACCTTAGAAGAACGCAATTTATTTGGTGCATTACGCGCTTGGTTGGTCTCGAAAGGCTTATCGCTGTATTGGATTTTCTGGATCACAGGCGTATTGGCATTCTTTATTTCACCGATTGCCGATAATCTGACAACCGCGCTATTAATGGCCGCCGTGTTAGTAGCTGTCGCAAAAGACAAACCACAAGTGGTCGCAGTGGGTTGCGTGAATATTGTAGTGGCTGCAAATGCAGGGGGAGCGTGGAGTCCGTTTGGCGATATTACCACTTTAATGGTTTGGCAAGCAGATCTGGTTAAATTCCACGAATTCTTCGATCTTTTCATTCCCTCGCTATTAAATTGGTTTATTCCGGCGTTAATCATGTCGTTTTATGTGGATAAAACCAAACCGGCGCCGATTCATCTACACGAACCGGTTAAACGCGGTGGTTGGGTCATTCTAGCGTTATTTATTGCCACGATAGCCTTAGCAGTAGTCTTCCACAATAACCTACATCTACCGCCAGTCTTAGGCATGATGACCGGCCTAGGCGTATTAAAGCTATACGGCTGGCATTTAAAAATGACCGATCATAATCCAGAAAATGATGACGAAGAGAGTCAAGTTGGGCGTTTCGATATTTTTACCCAATTACAACGCGCTGAATGGGATACCTTGATGTTCTTCTATGGCGTTATTTTATGCGTGGGTGGCTTGGGAGCATTTGGTTATTTAACCTTAATATCAGAAGGCTTATACACTGGTTTAGGGGCAACTACCGCTAATATTCTGGTCGGCGTGTTATCTGCGGTGGTCGACAATATTCCTGTTATGTTTGCCGTTATTTCCATGAACCCCGATATGTCACACGGACAATGGTTATTAGTGACGCTCACCGCTGGGGTGGGTGGCTCATTATTATCTATCGGTTCAGCCGCAGGGGTCGCGCTAATGGGGCAAGCGCGAGGTATGTATACCTTTGGCTCGCACCTAAAATGGACATGGGCGGTAGCCATTGGCTATATCATCAGTATTCTCGCCCATCTTGGGATTAATGCGGCTTTAATGTAA
- the zwf gene encoding glucose-6-phosphate dehydrogenase: MVILPVDVFDMVIFGATGDLAMRKILPALYRRDVDQQIPENSRIIGSAIDNISLEEFRTRVSQALHEHLPASELSPERESHFLNHVDYLAHDATQTTGWQSLKQLLEQAPERIRVYYLSVAPFLFSIIAKGLADNGLNSPNSRLVVEKPLGHDLASAQLLNRQLGEVFAESSIYRIDHYLGKETVQNLTALRFANAMFEPLWNCHAIDHVQITAAETLGVGNRVGYYDKAGAIRDMVQNHLLQLLCLIALEPPYRFEADAVRDEKLKVLNSLKPIVDKEVLNNTVRGQYGATATTPSYLQEVGNPRSTTETFVAIKAEVENWRWAGVPFYLRTGKRLRAPMTEIVIVFKEPIHSIFGHVATPLVPNTLAIRLQPDEGLRLSIMTKEPGPGGFRLRPISLDMTFEEELGKDWHIPDAYERLLMDVVRGNQTLFMRGDEVEAAWRWIDTIIAGWQASGMQPEQYDAGGNGPLGAVEMMARDRRRWREIKI; the protein is encoded by the coding sequence GTGGTTATTCTACCTGTTGATGTATTTGATATGGTAATTTTTGGCGCGACCGGCGATTTAGCTATGCGCAAAATATTGCCCGCCCTGTATCGGCGCGATGTCGATCAGCAAATTCCTGAAAATTCGCGCATTATTGGCTCAGCTATTGATAATATTTCGCTTGAAGAATTCCGAACTAGGGTCAGCCAAGCCTTACACGAACATTTACCTGCTAGTGAACTCAGCCCAGAACGCGAAAGCCATTTCTTAAACCATGTGGATTATTTGGCACATGATGCCACTCAAACCACAGGCTGGCAGAGCCTAAAACAGTTATTAGAACAAGCACCAGAACGAATCCGCGTCTATTACCTGTCGGTTGCACCCTTTTTATTCAGCATTATTGCCAAAGGCTTGGCGGATAATGGCTTAAATAGCCCGAATTCGCGGTTAGTAGTGGAAAAACCCTTAGGACATGATTTAGCCAGCGCCCAATTGCTGAATCGCCAATTAGGTGAAGTGTTTGCTGAAAGTAGTATCTATCGGATTGATCATTATTTGGGTAAAGAAACCGTACAAAACCTAACGGCGTTGCGCTTTGCTAATGCCATGTTTGAACCGTTATGGAACTGCCATGCGATTGATCACGTTCAAATTACGGCCGCCGAAACCTTAGGGGTAGGTAATCGAGTGGGGTATTACGATAAGGCAGGTGCAATTCGGGATATGGTACAAAACCATTTACTACAATTATTGTGTTTAATTGCGCTTGAACCGCCGTATCGCTTTGAAGCAGATGCAGTCCGTGATGAAAAACTTAAAGTATTGAATTCGTTAAAGCCAATTGTCGATAAAGAAGTCTTAAACAATACGGTACGGGGTCAATACGGGGCAACGGCAACCACGCCCTCTTATTTACAGGAAGTGGGCAATCCACGCAGTACCACTGAAACCTTTGTTGCGATTAAAGCTGAAGTCGAAAATTGGCGTTGGGCTGGCGTACCGTTCTATTTACGTACGGGTAAACGCTTACGTGCGCCGATGACCGAAATTGTCATTGTGTTTAAAGAACCGATTCACTCCATTTTTGGTCATGTAGCCACCCCTTTAGTGCCGAATACCTTGGCTATTCGTTTACAGCCCGATGAAGGCTTACGGCTTAGCATTATGACCAAAGAGCCGGGGCCGGGTGGCTTTCGCTTACGCCCTATTTCTTTAGACATGACCTTTGAAGAAGAATTAGGTAAAGATTGGCATATTCCCGATGCGTATGAACGCTTACTGATGGATGTAGTAAGGGGTAATCAAACCTTGTTTATGCGTGGTGATGAAGTTGAAGCTGCATGGCGTTGGATTGACACGATTATTGCCGGTTGGCAAGCATCCGGTATGCAGCCCGAACAATATGATGCAGGCGGCAATGGGCCATTAGGTGCGGTGGAAATGATGGCGCGAGATCGGCGGCGCTGGCGTGAAATTAAAATTTAA
- the edd gene encoding phosphogluconate dehydratase: MIHPNLAAVTQRIHSRSQTTRNAYEATLAQTAQNNGRKQLACGNLAHAVAPLPTHDKFKVIAETAPNLGIITAYNDMLSAHQPFAAYPNLIKQAVRERGATAQVAGGVPAMCDGVTQGQVGMELSLFSRDVIAMAAAIGLSHNTFDAAIFLGVCDKIVPGLVIAAASFGHLPCIFLPAGPMTSGISNDAKTKVRQQYAAGQVGREVLLESEMQSYHDVGTCTFYGTANSNQMLMEFMGLQLPGSSFINPDTPLRHALTIAGAKQAVTLAQQRISAQSILTAESFVNGIIGLHATGGSTNLLLHIVAMARAAGLIITLQDIADLAAITPLLARVYPNGSADVNYFHAAGGLQLVIRELLQAGLLHNEVQTVAGFGLQHYTQEAYLNEQGEAAWREGTSVSYDTTVIRPFNEPFQTTGGLQRLHGNLGEAVIKISAVKPDDQIIQAPARVFHSQEAVKQAFEAGELAQDCIVVVRFQGPSANGMPELHGLSPSLGVLQARGFKVALVTDGRMSGASGKIPAAIHVSPEAAKGGAIACIQDGDLIRLDAVKGELQVLAEDFAQRQPVTLDLTANQSGFGRELFSSLRQSVGNATQGASIFFNQN, from the coding sequence ATGATACATCCCAATTTAGCAGCGGTAACACAACGTATTCACAGCCGTAGCCAAACAACCCGTAACGCTTATGAAGCTACGCTGGCACAAACCGCCCAAAACAATGGGCGTAAACAGTTGGCTTGTGGCAATCTGGCGCATGCGGTCGCCCCTTTACCTACCCATGATAAATTCAAAGTGATTGCAGAAACTGCGCCTAACCTTGGCATTATTACCGCTTACAATGACATGCTATCCGCACATCAGCCGTTTGCCGCTTATCCCAATTTAATTAAACAAGCGGTGCGTGAGCGGGGGGCGACGGCGCAAGTCGCCGGGGGCGTACCTGCCATGTGTGACGGGGTTACCCAAGGGCAAGTGGGTATGGAGCTTTCGCTCTTCTCCCGCGATGTGATTGCAATGGCAGCCGCGATTGGCTTGTCACATAACACATTTGATGCAGCTATTTTTTTGGGCGTTTGCGATAAAATTGTGCCGGGTTTAGTAATTGCAGCGGCAAGTTTTGGGCATTTACCTTGTATCTTCTTACCCGCAGGGCCAATGACGTCCGGTATTAGTAACGATGCCAAAACGAAAGTGCGCCAACAATATGCAGCGGGGCAAGTGGGGCGTGAGGTGTTGCTTGAGTCGGAAATGCAGTCTTATCATGACGTAGGCACTTGCACCTTCTACGGCACCGCCAATTCTAATCAAATGCTGATGGAATTCATGGGCCTGCAATTGCCGGGTTCAAGCTTTATTAATCCAGACACACCGTTACGTCATGCCTTAACCATTGCTGGTGCAAAACAAGCCGTCACACTGGCACAACAACGTATTAGCGCCCAGTCAATATTAACCGCCGAATCTTTCGTCAATGGCATTATCGGCTTACATGCCACTGGCGGCTCGACTAACCTTTTGCTACATATTGTGGCAATGGCGCGCGCAGCAGGCTTAATCATTACCCTGCAAGATATTGCTGATTTAGCCGCGATAACACCGTTATTAGCCCGGGTGTATCCAAATGGTAGCGCGGATGTGAATTACTTCCATGCAGCAGGTGGCTTGCAGTTAGTGATTCGGGAATTGCTACAAGCGGGTTTATTACATAACGAAGTACAAACGGTAGCAGGCTTTGGTTTACAGCACTACACCCAAGAAGCTTACTTAAATGAGCAAGGCGAAGCCGCGTGGCGCGAGGGTACGTCGGTTTCTTATGACACGACGGTAATTCGCCCATTTAACGAACCATTCCAAACCACCGGTGGCTTACAACGCTTACACGGTAATTTGGGCGAGGCGGTTATTAAAATTTCTGCGGTTAAACCGGATGACCAAATCATTCAAGCCCCTGCCCGTGTGTTTCATTCGCAAGAAGCGGTTAAACAAGCGTTTGAAGCGGGCGAATTAGCCCAAGATTGTATTGTAGTGGTGCGCTTTCAAGGTCCCAGTGCCAATGGTATGCCAGAACTACACGGTTTAAGCCCTAGCCTTGGCGTGTTACAAGCACGGGGTTTTAAAGTAGCGCTAGTTACGGATGGGCGCATGTCAGGGGCGAGTGGCAAAATTCCAGCCGCTATTCACGTTAGCCCCGAAGCGGCTAAAGGCGGGGCGATTGCCTGTATTCAAGACGGCGATTTGATCCGCTTAGATGCGGTCAAAGGCGAATTACAGGTATTAGCTGAGGATTTTGCCCAACGCCAACCTGTAACGCTGGATTTAACGGCTAATCAAAGCGGCTTCGGGCGGGAATTATTCAGTAGTTTGCGGCAATCCGTGGGTAATGCTACCCAAGGCGCTAGTATATTTTTTAATCAAAATTAA
- the eda gene encoding bifunctional 4-hydroxy-2-oxoglutarate aldolase/2-dehydro-3-deoxy-phosphogluconate aldolase: MRRTAREICQLAAVIPVLVIKSLDTAKPLAQALVAGGLPALEVTLRTPVALDVIRAMSDVQGGVVGAGTLLSPQDVKQAKAAGAQFGVSPGITDSLLKAAQDYDLPLLPGAATASEVMYLLEQGYDTLKLFPAEAVGGINLLKSLGAPLPQAKFCPTGGINLNLAPHYLALSNVLCVGGSWIAPDNLIAQGDWVGIESLARAASQLKPSE; this comes from the coding sequence ATGAGAAGAACCGCTAGAGAAATCTGCCAACTGGCAGCCGTCATTCCTGTGTTAGTGATCAAAAGCCTAGATACGGCTAAACCGCTAGCACAGGCATTAGTGGCGGGGGGCTTGCCAGCCTTAGAAGTTACCTTACGTACCCCGGTAGCCTTAGATGTGATTCGTGCTATGAGCGACGTGCAAGGCGGCGTGGTGGGGGCGGGAACATTGCTTAGCCCACAAGATGTTAAACAGGCGAAAGCGGCGGGCGCACAATTTGGCGTCTCCCCGGGTATTACTGATAGCCTGCTAAAAGCTGCGCAAGATTATGATTTGCCGCTATTACCCGGTGCGGCTACAGCTTCGGAAGTCATGTATTTGTTAGAACAAGGTTATGACACTTTAAAGCTTTTTCCAGCCGAAGCCGTCGGTGGCATTAATTTATTAAAATCGCTGGGCGCACCGTTACCTCAAGCCAAATTCTGCCCGACGGGTGGCATTAATCTAAACCTTGCACCACACTATTTAGCCTTAAGCAATGTGTTATGTGTGGGTGGTTCATGGATTGCACCGGACAATTTGATTGCACAAGGCGATTGGGTGGGCATAGAAAGTTTGGCGCGAGCTGCCAGCCAATTGAAACCATCCGAATAG
- a CDS encoding uracil-DNA glycosylase, whose translation MQLQGTAGIDQTWLDAIGGEFAKSYMQDLAVFLEQEAQQGKNILPPTEMRFNALKATALNHIKVVILGQDPYPTQGHAHGLSFSVLPTVKPLPRSLNNIYKELKSDLDIDNKHTGYLQPWAEQGVLLLNTVLSVEEGNANSHQKRGWERFTDEIIKAVNAQDNPVVFILWGAPAQKKAVLIDETKHLIIKSAHPSPLSAKNGFFDSKPFSRSNAFLVEQGRTPINWQL comes from the coding sequence ATGCAGTTACAAGGCACAGCCGGTATAGATCAAACGTGGCTAGACGCGATTGGTGGCGAATTTGCTAAAAGCTATATGCAGGATTTAGCAGTTTTTTTAGAGCAGGAAGCACAACAAGGTAAAAACATTCTGCCACCTACTGAGATGCGCTTTAATGCGCTAAAAGCCACCGCGTTAAACCATATTAAAGTGGTCATTTTAGGGCAAGACCCTTATCCCACCCAAGGTCACGCCCACGGTTTATCGTTCTCCGTATTACCCACGGTTAAACCCTTACCACGTTCGCTGAATAATATTTATAAAGAACTAAAAAGCGATTTAGACATTGATAATAAACACACCGGTTATTTGCAACCGTGGGCGGAACAAGGCGTTTTATTATTAAATACCGTGCTATCGGTAGAAGAAGGGAATGCCAATAGCCATCAAAAACGCGGTTGGGAACGCTTTACCGATGAAATTATTAAGGCGGTAAATGCACAAGACAATCCCGTGGTGTTTATTCTGTGGGGTGCACCCGCACAGAAAAAAGCCGTGCTGATTGATGAAACCAAGCATTTGATTATTAAAAGCGCCCACCCTTCGCCTTTATCTGCGAAAAACGGCTTTTTCGATAGTAAACCGTTCTCGCGTAGCAATGCATTCTTAGTGGAACAAGGACGCACGCCGATTAATTGGCAGCTTTAA
- the trmB gene encoding tRNA (guanosine(46)-N7)-methyltransferase TrmB yields the protein MQETTEQHRAIRSFVLRQGRLTKGQESAMQSLWPQFGIEAADTELELAHLFGRTAPITLEIGFGNGESLLQMAQAAPERDFLGIEVHTPGVGHLLKLMGDTGVTNIRVLNTDAVAILQQRIPAQSLDRVQLFFPDPWHKKKHHKRRIVQSAFVDLISSRLSQGGVFHMATDWQNYAEHMVDVMQTRSDFQNLAENPPYSPRPATRPLTKFENRGLRLGHGVWDLLYQKR from the coding sequence ATGCAAGAAACCACCGAACAGCATCGCGCCATTAGAAGCTTTGTGTTGCGTCAAGGGCGTTTAACCAAAGGGCAAGAAAGCGCGATGCAAAGCCTTTGGCCGCAATTTGGCATTGAAGCGGCTGATACGGAGCTAGAATTAGCTCACTTATTTGGACGCACCGCCCCGATTACCTTAGAAATTGGCTTTGGCAATGGCGAGTCTTTATTGCAAATGGCGCAAGCCGCCCCCGAACGCGATTTTTTAGGCATTGAAGTGCATACGCCGGGGGTCGGGCATTTGCTGAAACTGATGGGCGATACGGGTGTCACGAATATTCGAGTATTAAATACCGATGCGGTGGCTATTCTGCAACAGCGGATTCCAGCCCAAAGTTTAGATCGCGTGCAATTATTCTTTCCTGATCCGTGGCATAAGAAGAAGCATCATAAACGCCGCATTGTGCAATCTGCCTTTGTCGATTTAATTAGCTCACGTTTAAGCCAAGGCGGTGTATTTCACATGGCAACCGATTGGCAGAATTATGCAGAACACATGGTGGATGTGATGCAAACACGGTCGGATTTCCAAAATCTAGCAGAAAACCCGCCGTATTCCCCTCGCCCAGCGACGCGCCCGCTAACTAAGTTTGAAAATCGTGGCTTACGCTTAGGGCACGGCGTGTGGGATTTACTGTATCAAAAGCGTTAA
- a CDS encoding thiazole synthase, producing MQQDTFTIAGKTYTSRLLVGTGKYKDLAETKAAVEASGAQIITVAIRRTNIGQNKDEPNLLDVIPLDKYTLLPNTAGCYNVEDAVRTCRLARELLDGHDLVKLEVLGDQKTLFPDTIQTLKAAEILVKDGFNVMVYTSDDPLIARQLEEIGCVAVMPLAAPIGSGLGIRNPYNILEIIENAKVPVLVDAGVGTASDAAIAMEMGCAGVLMNTAIAAAQNPVLMASAMKKAIEAGREAFLAGRMPRRRYASASSPISGLFF from the coding sequence ATGCAACAAGATACGTTTACCATTGCGGGTAAAACTTACACCTCTCGTTTACTAGTCGGTACAGGCAAATACAAAGATTTAGCGGAGACCAAGGCGGCGGTGGAAGCCAGCGGTGCGCAGATTATTACGGTGGCGATTCGTCGCACGAATATTGGGCAGAATAAAGACGAGCCGAATTTATTGGATGTGATTCCGCTGGATAAGTACACGTTGTTACCCAATACCGCTGGTTGTTATAACGTCGAGGATGCGGTGCGCACTTGCCGTTTAGCGCGGGAGTTATTGGATGGACACGATTTAGTGAAGCTGGAAGTCTTGGGCGACCAGAAAACCTTATTCCCCGATACGATCCAGACCTTAAAAGCCGCTGAGATCTTAGTGAAAGACGGCTTTAACGTGATGGTGTATACCAGCGATGACCCATTGATTGCGCGTCAACTAGAAGAAATCGGTTGTGTGGCCGTCATGCCGTTAGCCGCGCCGATTGGTTCGGGTTTAGGCATTCGTAACCCCTACAATATTTTAGAAATTATTGAGAACGCGAAAGTACCCGTGTTAGTGGATGCAGGCGTAGGCACAGCCTCCGATGCGGCGATTGCGATGGAAATGGGGTGTGCGGGTGTCTTAATGAATACCGCCATTGCCGCCGCGCAAAATCCTGTATTAATGGCTTCGGCTATGAAGAAAGCCATTGAAGCCGGACGCGAAGCTTTCTTAGCCGGACGTATGCCGCGTAGACGTTATGCTTCTGCCTCTTCGCCGATTTCGGGTTTATTTTTCTAA
- the thiS gene encoding sulfur carrier protein ThiS: MEILINGTPHIVPEQTTAAELLVILELQGKRLALEVNQELVPRSQFATFVLQPNDAVEIVHAIGGG, from the coding sequence ATGGAAATACTGATTAACGGTACACCCCATATCGTGCCAGAGCAGACCACAGCGGCGGAGCTATTAGTGATTCTGGAGTTGCAAGGCAAGCGTTTAGCTTTGGAAGTGAATCAAGAATTAGTGCCGCGCAGTCAATTTGCGACGTTTGTGCTACAACCTAATGATGCGGTTGAAATTGTCCACGCGATTGGTGGCGGTTAA
- a CDS encoding BsaWI family type II restriction enzyme — MILSKDESKKIQEIQQKFYMPPVLDRLERAATQHGLQATLDYLYEIIVSSKDDVEAIIQQRLKAGLIKNADQARKTIVGAIFPYCITYIFLKLKQQGFVKHNIYITSNKSIPALEKMLTVYVDGETQKPDMDLIIYSMDDNNKLNKCMILSLKTSLRERAGQTYRWKLLLEIATSADCSVKERYNITYDNVDMPIVCFVTINFYNEINNPQHRGMLKFFDNAFIGKPIDSEFISRLSTLVDYANAQLA, encoded by the coding sequence ATGATACTGAGTAAAGACGAATCTAAAAAGATTCAAGAAATTCAGCAAAAATTTTATATGCCGCCCGTATTAGATCGGTTGGAGAGAGCAGCTACGCAACACGGTTTGCAAGCAACATTAGATTATCTATATGAAATTATTGTTAGCAGCAAAGATGATGTCGAGGCAATTATTCAGCAACGCTTAAAAGCTGGGCTTATCAAAAATGCCGATCAAGCTAGGAAAACAATAGTAGGGGCAATTTTCCCTTATTGTATTACTTATATATTTTTAAAGTTAAAGCAACAAGGTTTTGTTAAACATAATATTTACATAACCTCAAATAAAAGTATTCCTGCTTTAGAGAAAATGTTAACCGTATATGTGGATGGTGAAACACAAAAACCAGATATGGATTTAATTATTTATAGCATGGATGATAATAATAAATTAAATAAGTGCATGATTTTATCATTAAAAACATCATTGCGTGAACGTGCAGGACAAACCTATCGCTGGAAATTACTGTTAGAAATTGCTACGTCTGCCGATTGCTCTGTAAAAGAACGATATAACATTACTTATGATAATGTTGATATGCCCATTGTTTGTTTCGTCACAATTAATTTTTATAACGAAATTAATAATCCACAGCATAGAGGAATGTTAAAATTTTTTGATAATGCGTTTATTGGAAAACCGATTGATTCTGAGTTTATTTCCAGATTATCCACCTTAGTAGATTATGCAAATGCGCAATTAGCTTAG